The Corynebacterium glaucum genome includes a region encoding these proteins:
- a CDS encoding DUF3515 domain-containing protein, whose amino-acid sequence MSSTAQDTYKINRTPIYIILGLAVALVAGVLFGSRYFFNQVALQPVAMAPVPAPMADSPECTQLIDGLPSKIATYPRAELAEPAPSGSAAWQKSSTERVTLRCGVDLPLQYNEYAEEFMITELDGVKWLQVNDPASTMATWFSVDRSPVLAVTADTELVDEPPVEEIDAASLPQSDAQPTPAPTSTLAEGDTAACGDLEQAAPNEIADGFVNVHVDREDTLVWIKPGFEPVVLRCGVALPPGYDAGAALTQVNEIPWFQDEADATTVYYALGRAADVAATFPITGSNEIITNLSDFIAEAVPAQ is encoded by the coding sequence ATGAGCTCCACAGCGCAGGACACGTACAAGATTAACCGGACACCCATCTACATCATCCTGGGGCTCGCCGTCGCGTTGGTCGCGGGCGTCCTGTTCGGCTCGCGGTACTTCTTCAACCAAGTCGCGCTGCAGCCGGTAGCCATGGCGCCAGTTCCCGCACCCATGGCTGATTCGCCGGAGTGCACTCAGCTTATCGACGGCCTCCCGTCCAAGATCGCCACCTATCCCCGAGCAGAGCTGGCGGAGCCGGCTCCATCCGGAAGCGCAGCGTGGCAGAAGTCTTCGACCGAGCGCGTCACCCTGCGCTGTGGCGTCGACCTGCCGTTGCAGTACAACGAGTACGCCGAGGAATTCATGATCACGGAGCTCGACGGGGTGAAATGGCTGCAGGTGAACGACCCGGCGTCCACGATGGCGACCTGGTTCAGCGTCGACCGCTCCCCTGTTCTGGCCGTCACCGCGGACACCGAGCTCGTCGACGAACCGCCGGTGGAGGAGATCGACGCAGCTTCGCTGCCGCAGAGCGACGCGCAGCCGACTCCAGCGCCTACCTCCACGCTTGCCGAAGGCGACACCGCCGCGTGCGGGGACCTGGAGCAGGCAGCGCCTAACGAGATCGCGGACGGCTTTGTCAATGTCCACGTGGACCGTGAGGACACCTTGGTGTGGATCAAGCCCGGCTTCGAACCTGTCGTGCTGCGCTGCGGCGTGGCACTGCCACCCGGCTACGACGCAGGTGCCGCGCTGACCCAGGTCAACGAGATCCCCTGGTTCCAGGACGAGGCGGATGCAACGACCGTGTACTACGCCCTGGGGCGAGCTGCGGATGTGGCGGCGACGT
- a CDS encoding uracil-DNA glycosylase encodes MSLPVHESWMGALGPVEKQIHDMGDFLRAQDAYLPRGNDILRAFQQPFDEVRVLIVGQDPYPTPGHPMGLAFSTQPGVAPPRSLVNIYKELHDDLGIPPRQDGDLSAWSNQGILLLNRVLTVRPGTPGSHRGKGWEAVTEAAIRALAEREAPLVAILWGRDAQTAKAFLGKTPVITSPHPSPLSASRGFFGSRPFSQANEALIAQGAEAVDWSL; translated from the coding sequence ATGAGTCTGCCGGTGCACGAATCCTGGATGGGCGCGCTCGGGCCCGTCGAAAAGCAAATCCACGACATGGGTGACTTCCTGCGAGCGCAAGACGCGTACCTTCCGCGGGGCAACGACATCCTGCGCGCGTTCCAGCAACCCTTCGACGAGGTGCGCGTGCTCATCGTGGGCCAAGACCCGTACCCCACGCCGGGGCACCCCATGGGGCTGGCGTTTTCGACGCAGCCAGGGGTCGCGCCGCCGCGCTCGTTGGTCAATATTTACAAAGAGCTTCACGACGACCTGGGCATCCCGCCCCGGCAAGACGGCGACCTGTCGGCTTGGTCGAACCAAGGGATTCTGCTGCTGAACCGCGTGCTTACGGTGCGTCCCGGCACACCGGGTTCACACCGCGGCAAAGGATGGGAGGCCGTGACCGAGGCCGCGATCCGGGCGCTCGCGGAACGGGAGGCACCGCTGGTGGCAATCCTGTGGGGCCGCGACGCGCAGACCGCCAAGGCGTTCTTGGGGAAGACTCCGGTGATCACCTCGCCGCACCCCTCGCCGCTGTCGGCATCGAGGGGGTTCTTCGGCTCGCGTCCGTTCTCGCAGGCGAATGAGGCGCTGATCGCCCAAGGGGCAGAAGCTGTGGACTGGTCGTTGTAA
- a CDS encoding thiamine-phosphate kinase, giving the protein MIHTGFPETGPTLGEVGEAGVIQAIFSAAPSTINGDDAAVLTPSTPNSRVVASTDMLVDGRHFSADYTTPFLVGRKAVVQNYADIEAMGARPLAALLAISAPPETPVAVVEELARGLGSMTQEWASELVGGDVTSGEKLVISVTAIGSLGGNLDALRLDRARPGQRVVAHGHLGYSAAGLALLQSGVRIPASLEPLVQAHQVPEIIPGRGVVARSAGATAMTDNSDGLICDLSTMARMSGIGIDLSSVAIKPDRLLEDAGLLLGIDPWKWVLTGGEDHALIGTCDGSAPVGFRSIGTVIRQQGVRVDGKEPAYTGGWESFA; this is encoded by the coding sequence GTGATTCACACCGGATTCCCGGAAACCGGGCCGACCTTGGGGGAGGTGGGGGAAGCCGGCGTGATCCAGGCGATCTTTTCCGCCGCGCCCTCCACCATTAACGGCGACGATGCCGCGGTGCTGACACCGTCCACGCCGAACTCGCGAGTGGTGGCCAGCACGGACATGCTGGTGGACGGCCGCCACTTCAGCGCCGACTACACCACGCCGTTTCTCGTCGGGCGCAAGGCGGTCGTGCAGAACTACGCCGACATCGAGGCGATGGGGGCGCGTCCGCTAGCTGCGTTGCTCGCCATCTCCGCGCCGCCCGAAACCCCGGTTGCCGTGGTGGAGGAGCTCGCGCGCGGCCTCGGCTCGATGACCCAGGAGTGGGCCTCCGAGCTGGTTGGCGGCGACGTGACCTCGGGCGAGAAACTGGTGATCTCGGTGACCGCGATCGGTTCGCTCGGCGGCAACCTCGACGCGCTGCGCCTGGACCGCGCGCGGCCGGGACAGCGCGTGGTGGCGCACGGCCACCTGGGATACTCCGCAGCAGGGCTCGCACTGCTGCAATCGGGCGTGCGCATTCCGGCCTCACTTGAACCGTTGGTGCAAGCCCACCAAGTACCGGAGATCATCCCGGGCCGAGGCGTGGTGGCGCGCTCCGCGGGAGCGACCGCCATGACCGACAACTCGGACGGCCTAATCTGCGATCTGTCCACAATGGCGCGAATGTCCGGCATCGGCATTGATCTGTCCTCCGTGGCCATCAAACCGGACCGGCTGTTGGAAGACGCGGGGCTGCTTCTGGGCATCGACCCCTGGAAGTGGGTGCTCACCGGCGGGGAGGACCATGCGCTCATCGGCACCTGCGATGGCTCGGCGCCGGTCGGTTTCCGCTCCATCGGCACAGTGATCCGCCAGCAGGGCGTGCGGGTTGACGGCAAGGAGCCGGCCTACACCGGCGGATGGGAGAGCTTCGCATGA